A DNA window from Drosophila sechellia strain sech25 chromosome X, ASM438219v1, whole genome shotgun sequence contains the following coding sequences:
- the LOC116802311 gene encoding double-stranded RNA-specific editase 1-like isoform X3, whose product MEGKLRPLTANNKPFVFGGIYAANVQEQQSPPVASYPTPATPVAVQQPSTLVPVQVPNSSVQQQNPDADAIASKLALPVIIKEELISVDDEPSVDIIEDNTSASGIGGKIPFKKIFQKRKKSSERTRDKKLRRNRQLRKSMLPKNALMALNEVKGVTISDFTIDINTDGGFTAVVTVNSTQYVGKGTSKMTAKNAACEKAWRDFIIAKMTPKPPRIHQVEIGAEPIDTNEDEADAPDDDLPMLNLASFAIYKLFTEWEREGYVVPEMHPSANAAQQAGGDAGTPVPAAPKEPKKPPVRTELPSGWETMHPATILCIMRPGLSYSDYGSSGDNTTGMQHLGITVDNQEFHAHGRSKKIARLNVAVKVCNSLFGTNFAYGDTA is encoded by the exons ATGGAGGGAAAACTTCGTCCACTCAcggcaaacaacaagccatttgtctttggaggcatttac GCCGCCAatgtccaggagcagcagtctcCTCCGGTGGCTTCATATCCGACACCGGCCACTCCGGTGGCTGTTCAGCAGCCATCGACTCTTGTCCCCGTTCAAGTGCCGAACTCGTCCGTCCAACAGCAAAATCCGGATGCGGACGCCATCGCCTCGAAGCTGGCCTTGCCAGTTATCATCAAGGAGGAGCTGATCTCTGTCGACGATGAACCGTCCGTCGACATTATAGAGGACAATACCAGTGCCAGCGGCATCGGGGGCAAGatcccatttaaaaagatcttCCAAAAGCGGAAGAAGTCGTCTG AACGCACTCGGGACAAGAAGCTGCGACGGAATCGCCAGCTGCGCAAGTCCATGCTCCCCAAAAACGCTCTGATGGCCCTCAACGAGGTTAAGGGCGTGACCATCAGCGATTTCACCATCGACATCAATACCGACGGGGGATTCACGGCCGTTGTCACTGTGAACTCGACTCAGTACGTGGGCAAGGGTACCTCAAAGATGACAGCCAAGAACGCGGCCTGCGAGAAGGCTTGGCgcgattttataattgcgaaGATGACGCCTAAGCCTCCCCGTATTCACCAGGTGGAGATAGGTGCGGAGCCAATAGACACTAACGAGGATGAGGCCGATGCACCGGATGATGATCTGCCCATGTTGAATCTGGCTTCGTTTGCCATCTACAAGCTGTTCACGGAGTGGGAGCGCGAGGGCTATGTCGTACCCGAGATGCACCCTTCGGCCAATGCTGCCCAGCAGGCCGGAGGGGATGCCGGAACTCCAGTTCCCGCCGCGCCGAAGGAACCAAAGAAGCCGCCAGTGCGTACGGAGCTACCCTCTGGCTGGGAGACCATGCACCCGGCGACCATTCTTTGCATT ATGCGCCCGGGACTCAGCTACTCGGACTACGGGTCATCTGGCGACAATACCACCGGCATGCAGCATCTGGGAATCACGGTGGACAACCAGGAATTCCACGCCCACGGCAGATCCAAGAAGATCGCCCGTCTCAACGTGGCCGTGAAAGTGTGCAACTCTCTGTTCGGCACAAACTTCGCCTACGGCGACACCGCTTAA
- the LOC116802311 gene encoding double-stranded RNA-specific editase 1-like isoform X4 has protein sequence MPLQAANVQEQQSPPVASYPTPATPVAVQQPSTLVPVQVPNSSVQQQNPDADAIASKLALPVIIKEELISVDDEPSVDIIEDNTSASGIGGKIPFKKIFQKRKKSSERTRDKKLRRNRQLRKSMLPKNALMALNEVKGVTISDFTIDINTDGGFTAVVTVNSTQYVGKGTSKMTAKNAACEKAWRDFIIAKMTPKPPRIHQVEIGAEPIDTNEDEADAPDDDLPMLNLASFAIYKLFTEWEREGYVVPEMHPSANAAQQAGGDAGTPVPAAPKEPKKPPVRTELPSGWETMHPATILCIMRPGLSYSDYGSSGDNTTGMQHLGITVDNQEFHAHGRSKKIARLNVAVKVCNSLFGTNFAYGDTA, from the exons ATGCCGTTGCAGGCCGCCAatgtccaggagcagcagtctcCTCCGGTGGCTTCATATCCGACACCGGCCACTCCGGTGGCTGTTCAGCAGCCATCGACTCTTGTCCCCGTTCAAGTGCCGAACTCGTCCGTCCAACAGCAAAATCCGGATGCGGACGCCATCGCCTCGAAGCTGGCCTTGCCAGTTATCATCAAGGAGGAGCTGATCTCTGTCGACGATGAACCGTCCGTCGACATTATAGAGGACAATACCAGTGCCAGCGGCATCGGGGGCAAGatcccatttaaaaagatcttCCAAAAGCGGAAGAAGTCGTCTG AACGCACTCGGGACAAGAAGCTGCGACGGAATCGCCAGCTGCGCAAGTCCATGCTCCCCAAAAACGCTCTGATGGCCCTCAACGAGGTTAAGGGCGTGACCATCAGCGATTTCACCATCGACATCAATACCGACGGGGGATTCACGGCCGTTGTCACTGTGAACTCGACTCAGTACGTGGGCAAGGGTACCTCAAAGATGACAGCCAAGAACGCGGCCTGCGAGAAGGCTTGGCgcgattttataattgcgaaGATGACGCCTAAGCCTCCCCGTATTCACCAGGTGGAGATAGGTGCGGAGCCAATAGACACTAACGAGGATGAGGCCGATGCACCGGATGATGATCTGCCCATGTTGAATCTGGCTTCGTTTGCCATCTACAAGCTGTTCACGGAGTGGGAGCGCGAGGGCTATGTCGTACCCGAGATGCACCCTTCGGCCAATGCTGCCCAGCAGGCCGGAGGGGATGCCGGAACTCCAGTTCCCGCCGCGCCGAAGGAACCAAAGAAGCCGCCAGTGCGTACGGAGCTACCCTCTGGCTGGGAGACCATGCACCCGGCGACCATTCTTTGCATT ATGCGCCCGGGACTCAGCTACTCGGACTACGGGTCATCTGGCGACAATACCACCGGCATGCAGCATCTGGGAATCACGGTGGACAACCAGGAATTCCACGCCCACGGCAGATCCAAGAAGATCGCCCGTCTCAACGTGGCCGTGAAAGTGTGCAACTCTCTGTTCGGCACAAACTTCGCCTACGGCGACACCGCTTAA
- the LOC116802311 gene encoding double-stranded RNA-specific editase 1-like isoform X2, translating to MEGKLRPLTANNKPFVFGGIYNPNATVKPLIQMPLQAANVQEQQSPPVASYPTPATPVAVQQPSTLVPVQVPNSSVQQQNPDADAIASKLALPVIIKEELISVDDEPSVDIIEDNTSASGIGGKIPFKKIFQKRKKSSERTRDKKLRRNRQLRKSMLPKNALMALNEVKGVTISDFTIDINTDGGFTAVVTVNSTQYVGKGTSKMTAKNAACEKAWRDFIIAKMTPKPPRIHQVEIGAEPIDTNEDEADAPDDDLPMLNLASFAIYKLFTEWEREGYVVPEMHPSANAAQQAGGDAGTPVPAAPKEPKKPPVRTELPSGWETMHPATILCIMRPGLSYSDYGSSGDNTTGMQHLGITVDNQEFHAHGRSKKIARLNVAVKVCNSLFGTNFAYGDTA from the exons ATGGAGGGAAAACTTCGTCCACTCAcggcaaacaacaagccatttgtctttggaggcatttac AATCCCAATGCCACCGTCAAGCCTTTGATCCAAATGCCGTTGCAGGCCGCCAatgtccaggagcagcagtctcCTCCGGTGGCTTCATATCCGACACCGGCCACTCCGGTGGCTGTTCAGCAGCCATCGACTCTTGTCCCCGTTCAAGTGCCGAACTCGTCCGTCCAACAGCAAAATCCGGATGCGGACGCCATCGCCTCGAAGCTGGCCTTGCCAGTTATCATCAAGGAGGAGCTGATCTCTGTCGACGATGAACCGTCCGTCGACATTATAGAGGACAATACCAGTGCCAGCGGCATCGGGGGCAAGatcccatttaaaaagatcttCCAAAAGCGGAAGAAGTCGTCTG AACGCACTCGGGACAAGAAGCTGCGACGGAATCGCCAGCTGCGCAAGTCCATGCTCCCCAAAAACGCTCTGATGGCCCTCAACGAGGTTAAGGGCGTGACCATCAGCGATTTCACCATCGACATCAATACCGACGGGGGATTCACGGCCGTTGTCACTGTGAACTCGACTCAGTACGTGGGCAAGGGTACCTCAAAGATGACAGCCAAGAACGCGGCCTGCGAGAAGGCTTGGCgcgattttataattgcgaaGATGACGCCTAAGCCTCCCCGTATTCACCAGGTGGAGATAGGTGCGGAGCCAATAGACACTAACGAGGATGAGGCCGATGCACCGGATGATGATCTGCCCATGTTGAATCTGGCTTCGTTTGCCATCTACAAGCTGTTCACGGAGTGGGAGCGCGAGGGCTATGTCGTACCCGAGATGCACCCTTCGGCCAATGCTGCCCAGCAGGCCGGAGGGGATGCCGGAACTCCAGTTCCCGCCGCGCCGAAGGAACCAAAGAAGCCGCCAGTGCGTACGGAGCTACCCTCTGGCTGGGAGACCATGCACCCGGCGACCATTCTTTGCATT ATGCGCCCGGGACTCAGCTACTCGGACTACGGGTCATCTGGCGACAATACCACCGGCATGCAGCATCTGGGAATCACGGTGGACAACCAGGAATTCCACGCCCACGGCAGATCCAAGAAGATCGCCCGTCTCAACGTGGCCGTGAAAGTGTGCAACTCTCTGTTCGGCACAAACTTCGCCTACGGCGACACCGCTTAA
- the LOC116802311 gene encoding double-stranded RNA-specific editase 1-like isoform X1: protein MVSVGQRVAFLSTHWTSPLPLLTNRLTLSQTQNPNATVKPLIQMPLQAANVQEQQSPPVASYPTPATPVAVQQPSTLVPVQVPNSSVQQQNPDADAIASKLALPVIIKEELISVDDEPSVDIIEDNTSASGIGGKIPFKKIFQKRKKSSERTRDKKLRRNRQLRKSMLPKNALMALNEVKGVTISDFTIDINTDGGFTAVVTVNSTQYVGKGTSKMTAKNAACEKAWRDFIIAKMTPKPPRIHQVEIGAEPIDTNEDEADAPDDDLPMLNLASFAIYKLFTEWEREGYVVPEMHPSANAAQQAGGDAGTPVPAAPKEPKKPPVRTELPSGWETMHPATILCIMRPGLSYSDYGSSGDNTTGMQHLGITVDNQEFHAHGRSKKIARLNVAVKVCNSLFGTNFAYGDTA from the exons ATGGTTTCCGTTGGCCAGCGAGTCGCTTTTCTGTCGACCCACTGGACCAGCCCGTTGCCTTTGCTAACTAATCGGTTAACTCTTTCGCAAACGCAGAATCCCAATGCCACCGTCAAGCCTTTGATCCAAATGCCGTTGCAGGCCGCCAatgtccaggagcagcagtctcCTCCGGTGGCTTCATATCCGACACCGGCCACTCCGGTGGCTGTTCAGCAGCCATCGACTCTTGTCCCCGTTCAAGTGCCGAACTCGTCCGTCCAACAGCAAAATCCGGATGCGGACGCCATCGCCTCGAAGCTGGCCTTGCCAGTTATCATCAAGGAGGAGCTGATCTCTGTCGACGATGAACCGTCCGTCGACATTATAGAGGACAATACCAGTGCCAGCGGCATCGGGGGCAAGatcccatttaaaaagatcttCCAAAAGCGGAAGAAGTCGTCTG AACGCACTCGGGACAAGAAGCTGCGACGGAATCGCCAGCTGCGCAAGTCCATGCTCCCCAAAAACGCTCTGATGGCCCTCAACGAGGTTAAGGGCGTGACCATCAGCGATTTCACCATCGACATCAATACCGACGGGGGATTCACGGCCGTTGTCACTGTGAACTCGACTCAGTACGTGGGCAAGGGTACCTCAAAGATGACAGCCAAGAACGCGGCCTGCGAGAAGGCTTGGCgcgattttataattgcgaaGATGACGCCTAAGCCTCCCCGTATTCACCAGGTGGAGATAGGTGCGGAGCCAATAGACACTAACGAGGATGAGGCCGATGCACCGGATGATGATCTGCCCATGTTGAATCTGGCTTCGTTTGCCATCTACAAGCTGTTCACGGAGTGGGAGCGCGAGGGCTATGTCGTACCCGAGATGCACCCTTCGGCCAATGCTGCCCAGCAGGCCGGAGGGGATGCCGGAACTCCAGTTCCCGCCGCGCCGAAGGAACCAAAGAAGCCGCCAGTGCGTACGGAGCTACCCTCTGGCTGGGAGACCATGCACCCGGCGACCATTCTTTGCATT ATGCGCCCGGGACTCAGCTACTCGGACTACGGGTCATCTGGCGACAATACCACCGGCATGCAGCATCTGGGAATCACGGTGGACAACCAGGAATTCCACGCCCACGGCAGATCCAAGAAGATCGCCCGTCTCAACGTGGCCGTGAAAGTGTGCAACTCTCTGTTCGGCACAAACTTCGCCTACGGCGACACCGCTTAA
- the LOC116802083 gene encoding uncharacterized protein LOC116802083, which yields MLNLASFAIYKLSRSGSARAMSYPRCTLRPMLPSRPEGMPELQFPPRRRNQRSASAYGATLWLGDHAPGDHSLHYAPGTQLLGLRVIWRQYHPGISIWESPVDNQEFPPPTGRSKKIARLNSGVKVCNSLFGTNFAYGDTA from the exons ATGTTGAATCTGGCTTCGTTTGCCATCTACAAGCTGTCACGGAGTGGGAGCGCGAGGGCTATGTCGTACCCGAGATGCACCCTTCGGCCAATGCTGCCCAGCAGGCCGGAGGGGATGCCGGAACTCCAGTTCCCGCCGCGCCGAAGGAACCAAAGAAGCGCCAGTGCGTACGGAGCTACCCTCTGGCTGGGAGACCATGCACCCGGCGACCATTCTTTGCATT ATGCGCCCGGGACTCAGCTACTCGGACTACGGGTCATCTGGCGACAATACCACCCGGGCATAAGCATCTGGGAATCACCGGTGGACAACCAGGAATTTCCACCGCCCACCGGCAGATCCAAGAAGATCGCCCGTCTCAACAGTGGCGTGAAAGTGTGCAACTCTCTGTTCGGCACAAACTTCGCCTACGGCGACACCGCTTAA
- the LOC6620714 gene encoding double-stranded RNA-specific editase 1 isoform X2: MKRNRHPFAANNKPFVFGGIYNPNATIKPLIQMPLQAANVQEQQSPPVASYPTPATPVAVQQPSTPVPVQVPNSSVQQQNPDADAIASKLPLPVIIKEEPISVDDEPSVDIIEDNTSASTSASCIGGKIPFKKIFQKRKKSSERTRDKKLRQNRQLRKSMLPKNALMALNEVKGVTISDFTIDSNTDGGFTAVVTVNSNQYEGKGTSKMTAKNAACEKAWRDFIIAKMTPKPPRIHQVELGAEPIDTNEDEADAPDDDLPMLNLASFAIYKLFAEWEREGYVVPDMHPSANAAQQAGGDAGTPVPAAPKEPKKPPVRTELPSGWETMHPATILCIMRPGLSYVDYGSSGDKTNGMQHLGITVDNQEFHAHGRSKKIARRNVAVKVCNSLFGTNFAYGDTA, encoded by the exons ATGAAGCGAAATCGTCATCCATTTGCTGCAAACAACAAGCCATTTGTCTTTGGAGGCATTTAC AATCCCAATGCCACCATCAAGCCTTTGATCCAAATGCCGTTGCAGGCCGCCAatgtccaggagcagcagtctcCTCCGGTGGCTTCATATCCGACACCGGCCACTCCGGTGGCTGTTCAGCAGCCATCGACTCCTGTCCCCGTTCAAGTGCCGAACTCGTCCGTCCAGCAGCAAAATCCGGATGCGGACGCCATCGCCTCGAAGCTGCCCTTGCCAGTTATCATCAAGGAGGAGCCGATCTCTGTCGACGATGAACCGTCCGTCGACATTATAGAGGACAATACCAGTGCCAGTACCAGTGCCAGCTGCATCGGGGGCAAGatcccatttaaaaagatcttCCAAAAGCGCAAGAAGTCGTCTG AACGCACTCGGGACAAGAAGCTGCGACAGAACCGCCAGCTGCGCAAGTCCATGCTCCCCAAGAACGCTCTGATGGCCCTCAACGAGGTTAAGGGCGTGACCATCAGCGATTTCACCATCGACAGCAATACCGACGGGGGATTCACGGCCGTTGTCACTGTGAACTCCAATCAGTACGAGGGCAAGGGTACCTCAAAGATGACAGCCAAGAACGCGGCCTGCGAGAAGGCTTGGCgcgattttataattgcgaaGATGACGCCTAAGCCTCCCCGTATTCACCAGGTGGAGTTAGGTGCGGAGCCAATAGACACTAACGAGGATGAGGCCGATGCACCGGATGATGATCTGCCCATGTTGAATCTGGCTTCGTTTGCCATCTACAAGCTGTTCGCGGAGTGGGAGCGCGAGGGCTATGTCGTACCCGACATGCACCCTTCGGCCAATGCTGCCCAGCAGGCCGGAGGGGATGCCGGAACTCCAGTTCCCGCCGCGCCGAAGGAGCCAAAGAAGCCGCCAGTGCGTACGGAGCTACCCTCTGGCTGGGAGACCATGCACCCGGCGACCATTCTTTGCATT ATGCGACCAGGACTCAGCTACGTGGACTACGGGTCATCTGGCGACAAGACCAACGGCATGCAGCATCTGGGAATCACGGTGGACAACCAGGAATTCCACGCTCACGGCAGATCCAAGAAGATCGCCCGTCGCAACGTGGCCGTGAAAGTGTGCAACTCTCTGTTCGGCACAAACTTCGCCTACGGCGACACCGCTTAA
- the LOC6620714 gene encoding double-stranded RNA-specific editase 1 isoform X1 yields the protein MVSVGQRVAFLSTHLTSSLQVILSRNPNATIKPLIQMPLQAANVQEQQSPPVASYPTPATPVAVQQPSTPVPVQVPNSSVQQQNPDADAIASKLPLPVIIKEEPISVDDEPSVDIIEDNTSASTSASCIGGKIPFKKIFQKRKKSSERTRDKKLRQNRQLRKSMLPKNALMALNEVKGVTISDFTIDSNTDGGFTAVVTVNSNQYEGKGTSKMTAKNAACEKAWRDFIIAKMTPKPPRIHQVELGAEPIDTNEDEADAPDDDLPMLNLASFAIYKLFAEWEREGYVVPDMHPSANAAQQAGGDAGTPVPAAPKEPKKPPVRTELPSGWETMHPATILCIMRPGLSYVDYGSSGDKTNGMQHLGITVDNQEFHAHGRSKKIARRNVAVKVCNSLFGTNFAYGDTA from the exons ATGGTTTCTGTTGGCCAGCGAGTCGCTTTTCTGTCGACCCACTTGACCAGCTCGCTGCAAGTGATTTTGTCTAGG AATCCCAATGCCACCATCAAGCCTTTGATCCAAATGCCGTTGCAGGCCGCCAatgtccaggagcagcagtctcCTCCGGTGGCTTCATATCCGACACCGGCCACTCCGGTGGCTGTTCAGCAGCCATCGACTCCTGTCCCCGTTCAAGTGCCGAACTCGTCCGTCCAGCAGCAAAATCCGGATGCGGACGCCATCGCCTCGAAGCTGCCCTTGCCAGTTATCATCAAGGAGGAGCCGATCTCTGTCGACGATGAACCGTCCGTCGACATTATAGAGGACAATACCAGTGCCAGTACCAGTGCCAGCTGCATCGGGGGCAAGatcccatttaaaaagatcttCCAAAAGCGCAAGAAGTCGTCTG AACGCACTCGGGACAAGAAGCTGCGACAGAACCGCCAGCTGCGCAAGTCCATGCTCCCCAAGAACGCTCTGATGGCCCTCAACGAGGTTAAGGGCGTGACCATCAGCGATTTCACCATCGACAGCAATACCGACGGGGGATTCACGGCCGTTGTCACTGTGAACTCCAATCAGTACGAGGGCAAGGGTACCTCAAAGATGACAGCCAAGAACGCGGCCTGCGAGAAGGCTTGGCgcgattttataattgcgaaGATGACGCCTAAGCCTCCCCGTATTCACCAGGTGGAGTTAGGTGCGGAGCCAATAGACACTAACGAGGATGAGGCCGATGCACCGGATGATGATCTGCCCATGTTGAATCTGGCTTCGTTTGCCATCTACAAGCTGTTCGCGGAGTGGGAGCGCGAGGGCTATGTCGTACCCGACATGCACCCTTCGGCCAATGCTGCCCAGCAGGCCGGAGGGGATGCCGGAACTCCAGTTCCCGCCGCGCCGAAGGAGCCAAAGAAGCCGCCAGTGCGTACGGAGCTACCCTCTGGCTGGGAGACCATGCACCCGGCGACCATTCTTTGCATT ATGCGACCAGGACTCAGCTACGTGGACTACGGGTCATCTGGCGACAAGACCAACGGCATGCAGCATCTGGGAATCACGGTGGACAACCAGGAATTCCACGCTCACGGCAGATCCAAGAAGATCGCCCGTCGCAACGTGGCCGTGAAAGTGTGCAACTCTCTGTTCGGCACAAACTTCGCCTACGGCGACACCGCTTAA
- the LOC6620714 gene encoding double-stranded RNA-specific editase 1 isoform X3 — translation MKRNRHPFAANNKPFVFGGIYAANVQEQQSPPVASYPTPATPVAVQQPSTPVPVQVPNSSVQQQNPDADAIASKLPLPVIIKEEPISVDDEPSVDIIEDNTSASTSASCIGGKIPFKKIFQKRKKSSERTRDKKLRQNRQLRKSMLPKNALMALNEVKGVTISDFTIDSNTDGGFTAVVTVNSNQYEGKGTSKMTAKNAACEKAWRDFIIAKMTPKPPRIHQVELGAEPIDTNEDEADAPDDDLPMLNLASFAIYKLFAEWEREGYVVPDMHPSANAAQQAGGDAGTPVPAAPKEPKKPPVRTELPSGWETMHPATILCIMRPGLSYVDYGSSGDKTNGMQHLGITVDNQEFHAHGRSKKIARRNVAVKVCNSLFGTNFAYGDTA, via the exons ATGAAGCGAAATCGTCATCCATTTGCTGCAAACAACAAGCCATTTGTCTTTGGAGGCATTTAC GCCGCCAatgtccaggagcagcagtctcCTCCGGTGGCTTCATATCCGACACCGGCCACTCCGGTGGCTGTTCAGCAGCCATCGACTCCTGTCCCCGTTCAAGTGCCGAACTCGTCCGTCCAGCAGCAAAATCCGGATGCGGACGCCATCGCCTCGAAGCTGCCCTTGCCAGTTATCATCAAGGAGGAGCCGATCTCTGTCGACGATGAACCGTCCGTCGACATTATAGAGGACAATACCAGTGCCAGTACCAGTGCCAGCTGCATCGGGGGCAAGatcccatttaaaaagatcttCCAAAAGCGCAAGAAGTCGTCTG AACGCACTCGGGACAAGAAGCTGCGACAGAACCGCCAGCTGCGCAAGTCCATGCTCCCCAAGAACGCTCTGATGGCCCTCAACGAGGTTAAGGGCGTGACCATCAGCGATTTCACCATCGACAGCAATACCGACGGGGGATTCACGGCCGTTGTCACTGTGAACTCCAATCAGTACGAGGGCAAGGGTACCTCAAAGATGACAGCCAAGAACGCGGCCTGCGAGAAGGCTTGGCgcgattttataattgcgaaGATGACGCCTAAGCCTCCCCGTATTCACCAGGTGGAGTTAGGTGCGGAGCCAATAGACACTAACGAGGATGAGGCCGATGCACCGGATGATGATCTGCCCATGTTGAATCTGGCTTCGTTTGCCATCTACAAGCTGTTCGCGGAGTGGGAGCGCGAGGGCTATGTCGTACCCGACATGCACCCTTCGGCCAATGCTGCCCAGCAGGCCGGAGGGGATGCCGGAACTCCAGTTCCCGCCGCGCCGAAGGAGCCAAAGAAGCCGCCAGTGCGTACGGAGCTACCCTCTGGCTGGGAGACCATGCACCCGGCGACCATTCTTTGCATT ATGCGACCAGGACTCAGCTACGTGGACTACGGGTCATCTGGCGACAAGACCAACGGCATGCAGCATCTGGGAATCACGGTGGACAACCAGGAATTCCACGCTCACGGCAGATCCAAGAAGATCGCCCGTCGCAACGTGGCCGTGAAAGTGTGCAACTCTCTGTTCGGCACAAACTTCGCCTACGGCGACACCGCTTAA